A single genomic interval of Croceibacter atlanticus HTCC2559 harbors:
- a CDS encoding site-specific integrase has product MASVKIILRKDKIDKTGDAPLYLRVIKDRRTKFISLSLKLHPNEWDDDKQKVKKNHQNSTRLNAYISKKVADAEGEIADLERRNQSTSARRIKEAIKGKPLINFFDFAFDRCEKLKDTVTLSTYRSYKNNIEKFERFVGHRELMFDDITATTLKNYASYCSSKLGNNNTTINYAFRILNLMFREAKREDLISNELAPFTKFKVKKNKTTKRYLNAEQFDAFMNLEVPDKHKAQVIKDMFIFSVFSGGLRFGDVIELQWKNYDKKNHRITKTIRKTKRQHSIRIGQKAIDILEKYASYDNSQNDIIFPFAKIDEQYFKDREHRSLITNRAISLSNMYLSRMGKQLELPFNLSFHISRHTFATRALNNGMRIEHVSKLMDHTDIGITQVYAKIISSELDNAVDKYIN; this is encoded by the coding sequence ATGGCTTCGGTAAAGATTATTCTGAGAAAAGACAAGATAGACAAAACAGGCGATGCACCTCTATATCTAAGAGTAATTAAAGACCGTAGAACTAAGTTTATTTCTTTGAGTCTTAAACTTCATCCAAATGAATGGGATGATGACAAACAAAAGGTAAAGAAGAACCATCAAAACTCTACCAGGTTAAATGCTTATATCTCAAAAAAGGTAGCAGATGCAGAAGGGGAAATTGCCGACTTAGAAAGACGTAATCAATCCACCTCAGCAAGACGAATTAAAGAAGCTATCAAAGGCAAGCCTTTAATTAACTTCTTTGACTTTGCTTTTGACAGATGCGAGAAGCTAAAAGATACAGTAACCCTTTCCACTTACAGAAGTTATAAAAACAACATAGAGAAATTTGAAAGGTTTGTTGGCCATAGAGAATTGATGTTTGATGACATCACAGCCACAACCTTAAAAAACTACGCTTCTTATTGTAGTTCAAAATTAGGTAATAACAACACTACAATTAATTACGCTTTTAGAATCTTAAACTTAATGTTTCGTGAAGCTAAGAGAGAAGACCTTATTTCCAACGAATTAGCACCCTTTACCAAATTCAAGGTAAAGAAAAATAAAACCACTAAACGTTACCTAAATGCAGAACAATTTGATGCTTTTATGAATTTAGAGGTTCCAGACAAGCATAAAGCACAGGTCATTAAGGATATGTTTATTTTTTCGGTATTCTCTGGTGGTTTAAGGTTCGGAGATGTTATCGAATTACAATGGAAAAACTACGATAAGAAAAATCACCGTATCACTAAAACGATACGCAAGACCAAAAGGCAACACAGCATAAGAATAGGTCAAAAAGCTATTGATATTTTGGAGAAATACGCATCATATGATAACAGTCAAAACGATATTATTTTTCCATTTGCCAAGATAGACGAACAGTATTTTAAGGATAGAGAGCATAGAAGTTTAATTACCAATAGAGCAATTTCATTAAGTAATATGTATCTCAGTAGAATGGGTAAACAGTTGGAGCTACCGTTTAATTTATCCTTTCACATAAGCCGTCATACATTCGCTACAAGAGCCTTAAACAATGGTATGCGTATAGAACACGTCTCAAAATTAATGGACCATACAGATATAGGTATAACTCAAGTTTATGCTAAAATCATAAGTAGCGAATTAGATAATGCGGTAGATAAATACATCAATTAA
- a CDS encoding helix-turn-helix domain-containing protein, which translates to MEDLLQHFGNNIRRLRKEQGFSQEELAHKADLHRTYIGMIERAEKNITLLNIGKISKALDVEIKELF; encoded by the coding sequence ATGGAAGATTTACTACAACATTTTGGAAATAATATACGACGATTGAGGAAAGAACAAGGTTTTTCTCAAGAAGAATTAGCGCATAAGGCAGATTTACATAGAACATACATCGGAATGATCGAAAGAGCGGAAAAGAATATAACCCTACTTAATATTGGTAAGATTTCAAAAGCATTAGATGTGGAAATTAAAGAATTATTCTAA
- a CDS encoding TRM11 family methyltransferase — protein sequence MLDLTKITTSLTLSKEVTHTDAKKEPLHNWFPYLEGFSETFIENILNSMSESPKFLYEPFSGSGTVPVFSKRNGIHCLYSEVNPFLLELTDLKISTFDLTDIDKASFKKELYTISQNIETILNNTTENKNLKEYYDKVFGRSIYFEKENFSAVLKLSNYIKSIDNKNTKQFLRIAVCNCLLPASLLKRAGDIRYKRGKEKNNIPSIITLLKAKLLVIADDLNEVNSSENKITLERNTNAKVYMNGYEEKIDAIITSPPYLNGTNYIRNTKLELWFLGYLKEKKDLSRFRKEVVTAGINDVSKEEKKIIIPFIQDILDNKDLWYDKRIPKMITDYFFDMKIVIENFYKYLKKGGKVFLDIGDSVYANQHIPTDLILIELFKNEGFTIIDNLKLRDRRSKSGRIVKQCLIVAEK from the coding sequence ATGTTAGATTTAACTAAAATAACTACAAGCTTAACGCTTAGTAAAGAAGTGACCCATACAGACGCTAAAAAAGAGCCTTTACATAATTGGTTCCCATATTTGGAAGGATTTTCTGAAACCTTTATAGAAAATATTCTAAATAGTATGAGTGAGTCACCGAAATTTTTGTACGAGCCATTTTCAGGTTCTGGAACCGTGCCTGTTTTTAGCAAACGCAATGGAATACATTGTTTATATTCCGAAGTAAATCCATTTTTATTGGAATTGACTGATTTGAAAATTTCAACATTTGATTTAACAGATATTGATAAAGCTTCTTTTAAAAAAGAGCTTTATACCATTTCACAAAACATTGAAACCATACTTAATAATACTACTGAGAATAAGAATCTTAAAGAATACTATGATAAAGTTTTTGGAAGAAGTATTTATTTTGAAAAAGAAAATTTTAGTGCAGTATTAAAGTTAAGTAACTACATAAAAAGTATAGATAATAAAAATACGAAACAGTTTTTGAGGATTGCAGTATGTAATTGCTTGTTACCTGCATCCTTGTTAAAACGAGCAGGAGATATTAGGTATAAAAGAGGTAAAGAAAAAAATAACATACCAAGTATAATAACATTATTAAAAGCTAAATTGTTAGTTATTGCAGATGATCTAAATGAGGTTAATAGCAGTGAAAACAAAATTACCTTAGAAAGAAATACTAATGCAAAGGTTTATATGAATGGTTATGAAGAAAAAATTGACGCAATAATTACCAGCCCACCATATTTAAATGGCACTAATTATATTAGAAATACAAAATTAGAATTATGGTTTTTAGGATACCTGAAAGAAAAAAAAGACTTGTCAAGATTTAGAAAAGAAGTAGTGACAGCTGGAATAAATGATGTTTCAAAAGAAGAAAAAAAAATCATTATTCCTTTTATACAGGACATATTAGACAATAAAGATTTGTGGTATGACAAAAGAATTCCTAAAATGATTACCGATTACTTCTTTGATATGAAAATAGTTATTGAGAATTTTTATAAATACTTAAAAAAAGGAGGTAAAGTATTTCTTGATATTGGTGATAGTGTTTATGCTAATCAACATATACCAACAGATTTAATATTAATTGAATTATTTAAAAATGAAGGATTCACTATTATCGATAATTTAAAATTAAGAGACCGTAGATCTAAAAGTGGAAGAATTGTTAAACAATGTTTAATTGTAGCTGAAAAATGA
- a CDS encoding DUF6266 family protein, which produces MGKISQGILGGLSGKVGNVIGGNWKGIDYIRIKPSSVANPRTEGQVNQRTKFSSVLEFLQPNKAFLKVGYKNFANKRTEFNSAMSYLLNNAITGTAPNFTVDYTNALLSRGSLSGVLNGVTDLSNAGQVDFSWGDNSAEGNASSTDKAMVLVYNPSKKESIYILDGAVRTAGTQTVTIPNTYAGDTVELFMAFVSADGSQVSNSIYLGSGTAN; this is translated from the coding sequence ATGGGCAAAATCTCTCAAGGAATTTTAGGAGGACTATCTGGTAAAGTTGGAAACGTTATCGGTGGTAATTGGAAAGGAATTGATTACATCAGAATCAAGCCTTCAAGTGTTGCGAATCCAAGAACGGAAGGGCAAGTAAATCAAAGAACCAAATTTTCAAGCGTGTTGGAATTTCTTCAACCGAATAAAGCTTTTTTAAAGGTCGGTTACAAAAATTTCGCTAATAAGAGGACAGAATTTAACTCTGCGATGTCTTATTTGCTAAATAATGCCATTACCGGTACAGCACCCAATTTTACGGTTGACTATACTAACGCTCTTTTGAGTAGAGGAAGTCTCTCAGGCGTTTTAAATGGCGTTACAGACCTATCAAATGCAGGGCAAGTTGATTTTAGTTGGGGAGATAATTCAGCGGAAGGGAATGCAAGCTCAACTGATAAAGCAATGGTGTTGGTTTACAACCCATCCAAGAAAGAATCTATTTATATTCTTGATGGTGCAGTTAGAACTGCTGGAACACAGACAGTAACAATACCAAACACCTACGCAGGAGACACAGTAGAGCTATTTATGGCGTTTGTTTCGGCAGATGGTAGTCAAGTATCAAACAGTATCTATTTAGGCTCTGGTACGGCGAATTAA
- a CDS encoding IS3 family transposase, whose amino-acid sequence MKIKKVKIGRDTLFKVLREHKMLTLRKKYSCRTTNSHHRFYKYRNIIKDVEITRPNQVWTSDITYIRTVKGFCYLALITDMYSRKVVGYDLSDSLELKGCVRALNKAIYNTKTIKGLVHHSDRGIQYCSNVYTQILKRKKIGISMTEENHCYENAMAERVNGILKDEFYLDQTFTNVAHAKRAAKNAINLYNQIRLHLSLDYKTPNMVYKLSA is encoded by the coding sequence TTGAAAATCAAAAAAGTAAAAATTGGAAGAGACACTTTGTTTAAAGTACTTAGAGAGCATAAGATGCTAACCCTAAGAAAAAAATACAGCTGTAGAACAACCAACTCGCACCATAGATTTTATAAGTACCGCAACATCATAAAAGATGTGGAAATTACAAGACCTAATCAAGTTTGGACATCGGACATCACCTATATTAGAACCGTGAAAGGCTTTTGTTATCTGGCGCTCATCACAGATATGTACTCGCGTAAAGTTGTAGGATATGACCTAAGTGATAGCTTAGAACTCAAAGGTTGTGTTAGAGCACTTAATAAGGCTATTTATAATACTAAAACCATTAAAGGACTAGTACATCATTCAGATAGAGGAATACAATATTGCAGTAATGTGTACACCCAAATACTTAAAAGAAAAAAGATAGGCATTAGTATGACAGAAGAAAACCACTGTTACGAAAACGCAATGGCTGAACGTGTAAATGGAATCCTTAAAGATGAATTCTATCTCGACCAGACCTTTACTAACGTGGCACACGCCAAGAGAGCTGCAAAAAATGCAATTAATCTATATAATCAAATAAGATTACACTTATCTTTAGATTATAAAACACCAAATATGGTATATAAATTATCAGCGTAA
- a CDS encoding DUF2750 domain-containing protein: MFQDFITLKTRHLRFVKTVSDSEIVYGLKSKNGYATSSSTQYEDDVGKPIGMICFWAEKVRAKSCAKDDWKKYKVSEIPLAEFMENWCIGMANDGLLIGTQFDQNLLGHEVEPLDLILELTSELKSIEKDLNFKKFNGIADLEKQVKEINE; the protein is encoded by the coding sequence ATGTTCCAAGACTTTATTACGCTAAAAACCAGACACCTGAGATTCGTCAAGACAGTTTCTGATAGCGAAATAGTTTATGGACTAAAAAGTAAAAATGGATATGCAACATCAAGTTCAACTCAATACGAAGATGATGTCGGAAAACCAATCGGAATGATATGTTTTTGGGCAGAAAAAGTTAGAGCGAAATCCTGTGCAAAAGACGATTGGAAAAAATACAAAGTATCCGAAATTCCATTAGCCGAATTTATGGAAAATTGGTGTATTGGAATGGCTAATGATGGACTACTAATCGGAACTCAATTTGACCAAAATCTATTAGGACACGAAGTTGAGCCATTGGACTTGATTTTAGAATTGACGTCTGAATTAAAATCAATAGAAAAAGACTTGAACTTTAAAAAGTTTAATGGAATTGCGGACTTGGAAAAACAAGTAAAAGAAATAAATGAATAA
- a CDS encoding AAA family ATPase: MSKELTDFVQYIQKAQNEFNSHRQGAFDLGCNSETLESFDKLISLTSSLENKAKQGELKINYLNQFQSNIESILSILPFRGQPNSSFLAHQNEHYKSQIKNSLEQNNTSISSLYNQIEFNIDFFNKIGYFDSNVVAIGANGSGKTTLSNKFKTYLQNNGVVISAQRILLVPSFDSIANPAKTASELKQYQLRDKTNKSNSEFNYLKQEFGIVLKNLLADNISVGNSYRKNAIDAVKSGKAISNPDTTNLDITFQIWNSLIEHRTISCDDGINITAKSNDGRSYPAIQMSDGEKVMLYLIAQVLQSPKNGFIVVDEPEMYLHKTILKKLWDLLENERNDCIFIYLTHDLDFATSRTTAKKIWIKSFTHPDKWDIEDIPTDEIPETLLFELLGSRKNILFCEGVKGSIDERVYSILFPELTIMPVGSCFDVINHTKAFNKLQNVNTKSYGLIDSDHHDTDRLDKLKESDIFSFKVAEVENLFLDSDFLKILAQQILIDEENVKLIETDIISELDKLKEIQASNYVSTKVNYYFTDSDVSKGNALAQLETNYQNFLDKISINDWYNQRLAELNEMIGNSDYNNVLIAYNNKGIRNIASKHLKISDFTDRSIKLLQGNIEAKTALNKYFPEEIKTAGNNV, encoded by the coding sequence ATGAGCAAAGAATTAACTGATTTCGTTCAATACATACAAAAAGCACAAAATGAATTTAATTCTCATAGACAAGGAGCATTTGATTTAGGATGTAATAGCGAAACATTGGAATCTTTTGATAAGTTAATATCGTTAACTTCTAGTTTAGAGAATAAAGCAAAACAAGGGGAATTAAAAATAAATTATCTTAATCAATTTCAATCAAACATTGAGAGTATTCTATCTATTTTACCTTTTAGGGGACAACCTAATTCAAGTTTCTTAGCACATCAAAATGAACACTATAAGTCTCAGATTAAAAATAGCTTAGAACAAAACAACACTAGTATTTCAAGTCTCTATAACCAAATTGAATTTAATATTGACTTCTTCAACAAAATTGGATATTTTGATAGTAATGTAGTTGCAATAGGAGCTAATGGTAGTGGTAAAACTACCTTATCTAATAAATTCAAGACATATCTTCAAAATAATGGAGTAGTAATTTCAGCACAAAGAATTTTACTTGTTCCAAGTTTTGATTCAATCGCAAACCCTGCAAAGACTGCGAGTGAATTAAAACAATATCAACTAAGAGATAAAACTAATAAATCAAATAGTGAGTTTAACTATCTCAAACAGGAATTTGGGATTGTCTTAAAAAACCTATTAGCTGATAATATTTCAGTTGGTAACTCTTATAGAAAAAATGCAATTGACGCTGTAAAGTCGGGTAAAGCTATCTCAAATCCAGATACTACCAATTTGGATATTACATTTCAAATATGGAATTCCTTAATTGAACATCGAACAATATCTTGTGATGACGGAATAAATATTACTGCAAAGTCAAATGATGGCAGGTCATATCCAGCTATACAAATGAGTGACGGAGAAAAAGTAATGCTATATTTAATTGCTCAAGTTTTACAATCACCAAAGAACGGATTTATAGTTGTTGACGAACCAGAAATGTACTTACATAAGACAATTCTGAAAAAATTATGGGATTTGTTAGAGAATGAAAGAAATGATTGTATTTTCATTTATTTAACCCACGATTTAGATTTTGCAACAAGCCGAACAACTGCAAAGAAAATTTGGATTAAATCTTTTACGCATCCTGATAAATGGGATATTGAAGATATTCCAACTGACGAAATACCGGAGACATTACTTTTTGAATTATTAGGTAGTAGAAAAAACATTCTTTTTTGCGAAGGAGTAAAAGGTAGTATAGATGAACGTGTTTATTCTATTCTTTTTCCTGAACTTACAATAATGCCAGTAGGCAGTTGTTTTGATGTTATAAATCATACAAAAGCATTTAATAAACTTCAGAATGTAAATACTAAATCTTATGGCTTAATTGACTCAGACCACCACGATACAGATAGATTGGACAAATTAAAGGAGAGTGATATTTTCTCATTCAAAGTAGCTGAAGTAGAAAACTTATTTCTTGATTCTGATTTCTTAAAAATACTTGCTCAACAAATTTTGATAGATGAAGAGAATGTTAAGCTAATCGAAACGGATATAATAAGTGAGTTAGATAAATTAAAAGAAATTCAGGCCTCAAACTACGTTAGTACAAAAGTTAACTATTACTTTACAGATAGCGATGTTTCTAAAGGTAATGCTCTAGCTCAATTGGAGACAAACTATCAAAATTTTCTTGACAAAATATCCATAAATGATTGGTATAACCAGAGATTGGCTGAATTGAACGAAATGATTGGTAATTCTGACTACAACAATGTTTTAATTGCTTATAACAACAAAGGCATTAGGAACATTGCTAGTAAGCATTTAAAGATTTCTGATTTTACAGATAGAAGTATAAAATTACTTCAAGGTAATATTGAGGCTAAAACTGCATTGAATAAATATTTTCCTGAAGAAATAAAAACTGCTGGCAACAATGTATAA
- a CDS encoding SDR family NAD(P)-dependent oxidoreductase, which produces MKTNQFGKKGWTPDNIHNLNGKTYVITGTTSGTGFEAAKILLSKGAKVVMLNRNPEKAENTIITLKQELGNAIKVSNITMDLAKQVSVKNAAAEVLKTVSQIDALICNAAIAQVPKQTLTVDGWESQMGTNHFGNWTLQALLFPRIEKSNGRIVTVGSMGYNMGIKTIKFDDLNWDKNYSPNGVYSQSKLAQIMCVYELQDRLKEAGITNVKAYACHPGASKTSLIKTSGSLMTRFVWQLMKFSPLVQSAEKGAYPQLMCATEPNLDQSEFYGPTGKNNWTGPVGAHKLEPHAKDKTVAKKLWEVSEKETGVKWNINS; this is translated from the coding sequence ATGAAAACAAATCAATTCGGTAAAAAAGGTTGGACTCCAGATAACATTCATAACTTAAACGGAAAAACCTACGTTATAACAGGAACTACTAGCGGAACAGGTTTTGAAGCTGCAAAAATATTGCTTTCTAAAGGTGCAAAAGTGGTCATGCTTAATCGTAATCCAGAAAAAGCAGAAAACACCATAATTACATTAAAACAAGAACTTGGTAATGCTATAAAAGTATCTAACATCACTATGGATTTAGCAAAACAAGTTTCAGTTAAAAACGCTGCTGCAGAAGTTCTTAAAACGGTCTCACAAATTGATGCTCTTATCTGTAATGCTGCTATTGCTCAAGTACCTAAACAAACACTTACAGTTGATGGATGGGAAAGCCAGATGGGAACAAATCATTTTGGAAATTGGACATTACAAGCTCTATTATTTCCACGCATTGAAAAATCTAATGGTAGAATTGTAACCGTAGGTAGTATGGGTTATAACATGGGAATTAAGACCATTAAATTCGATGATCTAAACTGGGATAAAAACTACAGCCCAAACGGTGTTTATAGCCAAAGTAAGTTAGCGCAAATCATGTGTGTTTATGAATTGCAAGATAGACTTAAAGAAGCAGGTATAACTAATGTAAAAGCGTATGCTTGTCATCCAGGTGCTTCAAAAACTTCTTTAATAAAAACCAGCGGTAGTTTAATGACAAGATTTGTATGGCAGTTAATGAAATTTTCACCTTTAGTACAATCAGCTGAAAAGGGTGCTTACCCACAATTAATGTGTGCAACAGAACCAAACCTAGATCAAAGTGAATTTTATGGCCCAACCGGTAAAAATAATTGGACAGGTCCTGTAGGTGCGCATAAGTTAGAACCACATGCAAAAGATAAAACTGTGGCAAAAAAGTTATGGGAAGTTTCAGAAAAAGAAACTGGTGTTAAATGGAATATTAATTCTTAA
- a CDS encoding DUF4062 domain-containing protein, which yields MKKKYQIFVSSTYEDLKEERDLVIKAILEMGHIPVGMEMFSAGDEQQWQLIQSQINDCDYYIIISAFRYGSMDGDISYTEKEYDYAFSKGIPVLGFVINEDVKWPATKVDKNATKVEKLTSFKSKIQSKLVSFWNDKNDLYGKVSISLMKQFNTNPRTGWVKSSESMGPEVLKEISRLSTENSDLRKEIEEYENKLNNEEKAEFEKTLNTLKHNKRSPSFFYYGGEDWEYENEEFTLLEIFNLLAPELMIENSSKYCSMYLGTMLNPDKERELRAEWPIPSNTVRKILADLNVLEIIKPSTKKHSVKDENDYWTLTEQGKKLFKEVRRELLDKNLENGKIASVKNEKTTKTKK from the coding sequence ATGAAAAAGAAATACCAAATATTTGTCTCTTCTACATACGAAGACTTAAAAGAAGAAAGGGATTTAGTTATTAAAGCTATTTTAGAAATGGGACATATTCCTGTAGGAATGGAAATGTTTAGCGCAGGAGATGAACAACAATGGCAATTAATTCAAAGTCAAATTAATGATTGTGATTACTATATCATAATATCTGCTTTTAGATATGGTTCAATGGACGGAGACATCAGCTACACAGAAAAAGAATATGACTATGCCTTTAGTAAAGGGATTCCTGTTTTGGGCTTTGTAATAAATGAGGATGTTAAATGGCCTGCAACAAAAGTTGACAAAAACGCTACTAAAGTCGAAAAACTTACCTCATTCAAATCAAAAATTCAAAGCAAATTAGTTAGCTTTTGGAATGACAAGAATGATTTATATGGTAAAGTCTCTATTTCATTAATGAAACAGTTTAACACTAACCCAAGAACAGGATGGGTAAAATCATCTGAATCAATGGGCCCTGAAGTGCTAAAAGAAATTTCACGCTTGAGTACTGAAAACTCGGATTTAAGAAAGGAGATTGAAGAATATGAAAATAAATTAAACAATGAAGAAAAGGCGGAATTTGAAAAAACTTTAAACACTCTAAAGCATAATAAAAGAAGTCCTTCCTTTTTCTACTATGGAGGTGAAGATTGGGAATACGAGAATGAGGAGTTCACTTTATTAGAAATTTTTAACCTTTTAGCACCAGAGTTAATGATTGAAAATAGCTCTAAATACTGTTCAATGTATTTAGGGACAATGCTTAATCCTGATAAAGAAAGAGAACTAAGAGCCGAATGGCCAATTCCAAGTAATACAGTTAGAAAAATTTTAGCTGATTTAAATGTCTTAGAAATCATTAAACCATCAACAAAAAAACATAGTGTAAAAGATGAAAATGATTATTGGACTTTAACCGAACAGGGAAAAAAGTTATTTAAAGAGGTAAGAAGAGAATTGTTAGATAAAAACCTAGAGAATGGGAAGATTGCAAGTGTTAAAAATGAAAAAACTACGAAAACAAAAAAGTAA
- a CDS encoding helix-turn-helix domain-containing protein: MENPFEIINQRLERIETLLENIYRASNINETGIATTPIMNIKQVSAYLDLSVSALYKMTSTKEIPHAKRGKRLYFDKKDIDSWVLENKVTTTSDIERMATEYILKNPIKFP, translated from the coding sequence ATGGAAAATCCTTTTGAAATTATCAATCAAAGATTAGAACGTATTGAAACTTTACTTGAAAACATTTACAGAGCAAGTAATATCAACGAGACTGGAATTGCCACGACTCCTATTATGAACATAAAGCAAGTTTCAGCTTATTTAGACCTATCTGTATCGGCTTTATACAAAATGACAAGTACTAAAGAGATACCGCACGCAAAACGTGGCAAAAGGCTTTATTTCGATAAAAAAGATATAGATTCTTGGGTATTGGAAAACAAAGTAACTACTACAAGCGATATTGAAAGAATGGCTACTGAGTATATTCTCAAAAATCCTATTAAGTTCCCTTGA
- a CDS encoding helix-turn-helix domain-containing protein: MEAIILSKDQYQELIGRIDEINSKIADASKKPEDTFLDNADFLQLMHISKRTAQTWRDEGKISFSQIGNKIYYRMSDVQTLLNKNYNKAFKKAR; encoded by the coding sequence ATGGAAGCAATCATTTTATCCAAAGACCAATACCAAGAACTTATAGGGCGTATTGACGAAATCAACTCTAAAATTGCAGATGCATCTAAGAAACCAGAAGATACCTTCTTAGACAATGCCGACTTCCTGCAACTTATGCATATTAGCAAGCGTACCGCTCAAACGTGGCGTGATGAAGGTAAAATATCATTCTCTCAAATTGGGAATAAGATATATTACCGTATGTCAGACGTACAAACGCTTTTAAATAAGAACTATAATAAGGCATTCAAAAAAGCACGCTAA
- a CDS encoding DNA methyltransferase: protein MIDLKKWDDFKIRPPFKEAPFNKRNWGNKQHSLCSFYGKLKPAISHHLVDTFSSEGDNVFDCFTGSGTIPFEASLNNRKSYALDINPISITLTTAKIQNQSKEGCTKIFDELVDYLAQTNVLDDQLALAQDFGFNKSLIEYYHEETLKEICIARKFFMTYANKDANYHYVLSALLHILHGNRPYALSRRSHSITPYSPTGIYEYKSLTEKLYEKMSRSFLEVKSDNFIEGNVYEQDILEPWNDEINNIDAIITSPPFFDSTRFYLVHWLRSWFLGWEKNDFDIKKQNFVGEKQKKNFQLYDSIFQQSKERLSKNGVVVFHLGKSKKKNMGQELEALAKSYFKNIELFDEDVTLLEKHGIKDKGTVSAHQYLVMY from the coding sequence ATGATTGATTTAAAAAAATGGGACGATTTTAAGATTAGACCACCCTTTAAAGAAGCACCATTTAATAAGAGGAATTGGGGAAATAAACAGCATTCACTGTGCTCTTTTTATGGGAAATTAAAACCTGCAATTTCACATCATTTGGTAGATACGTTTTCTTCAGAAGGTGATAATGTATTTGATTGTTTTACTGGATCGGGAACAATTCCCTTTGAGGCATCTCTTAACAATAGAAAATCATATGCTCTTGATATAAACCCTATTTCTATAACCTTAACTACTGCAAAAATACAGAATCAAAGTAAAGAAGGTTGTACTAAAATATTTGATGAGCTTGTGGATTATTTAGCACAAACAAATGTTTTAGATGATCAGTTAGCATTGGCACAAGATTTTGGCTTTAATAAGAGTTTAATAGAGTATTATCACGAAGAAACTCTCAAAGAGATTTGTATAGCTCGTAAATTTTTTATGACTTACGCAAACAAGGATGCAAATTATCATTATGTTTTATCAGCATTACTTCATATACTTCACGGTAATAGACCATATGCTTTAAGTAGAAGATCTCACTCTATAACACCATATAGTCCAACTGGAATATATGAGTATAAATCTTTGACAGAAAAACTCTATGAGAAAATGTCGAGATCTTTTCTTGAAGTAAAAAGCGATAATTTTATTGAAGGTAATGTATATGAGCAAGATATATTGGAACCTTGGAATGATGAAATCAACAATATAGACGCAATTATTACATCTCCTCCATTTTTTGATAGCACTCGTTTTTACTTAGTTCATTGGTTAAGAAGTTGGTTTTTAGGATGGGAAAAAAATGATTTTGATATAAAGAAACAAAATTTTGTAGGAGAAAAACAAAAGAAAAATTTCCAGTTGTACGATAGCATTTTTCAACAATCTAAAGAAAGATTAAGTAAGAATGGAGTTGTTGTGTTTCATTTAGGAAAAAGCAAAAAGAAAAATATGGGGCAAGAGTTAGAGGCATTAGCGAAGTCGTATTTTAAAAATATAGAGTTATTTGATGAAGATGTTACACTTTTAGAAAAACACGGAATTAAAGATAAAGGAACTGTTAGCGCACATCAATACTTAGTAATGTATTAG